The DNA sequence acgaacaggaggaggaggtgcaggaggaggtgcagaggaggaggagcaggagGAGGAGCAGGAGGAGGACgagcaggaggaggaggaggacgaaCAGGAGGAGAgcagaggaggaggagcaggaggagaaggaggaggaggaggagcaggaggaggaggaggattaCGAACAGGAGGAGGAGCAGGAGGAGGAGCAGGAGAAGGAGCAGGAggagaagaggaggaggacgaacaggaggaggaggagcaggaggagaaggaggaggaTTACGAACAGGaggaggaggtgcaggaggaggaggaggaggattacgaacaggaggaggaggaggaggaggagaaggaggaggaTTACGAACAGGaggaggaggtgcaggaggaggaggaggaggattacgaacaggaggaggaggtgcaggaggaggaggacgaacaggaggaggaggagcaggaggaggaggaggaggattacgaacaggaggaggaggtgcaggagcaggaggagaaggaggaggaggaggagcaggaggaggaggtgcaggaggaggaGAGGAGGATTACGAACAGGaggaggaggtgcaggaggaggaggacgaacaggaggaggaggagcaggagggagggaggaggAGGATTACgaacaggaggaggaggagcaggaggagaaggaggaggaTTACGAACAGGaggaggaggtgcaggaggaggaggaggaggattaCGACAGGAGGAGGAGGTGCAGGAGcaggaggagaaggaggaggaggaggagcaggaggaggaggaggattacgaacaggaggaggaggagcagagAGGAGGAGGACgaacaggaggaggaggagcaggaggaggaggaggaggattacgaacaggaggaggaggtgcaggaggaggaggacgaacaggaggaggaggagcaggagGAGGAGGGGAGGATTACGAACAGGAGGAGGAGGTGCAGGGAGcaggaggagaaggaggaggaggaggagcaggagGAGGATTACgaacaggaggaggaggagcaggagGAGTAGGAGGATTACGAACAGGaggaggaggtgcaggaggaggaggacgaacaggaggaggaggagcaggaggaggaggaggaggattacgaacaggaggaggaggtgcaggagcaggaggagaaggaggaggaggaggagcaggaggaggaggaggattacgaacaggaggaggaggagcagggAGGAGTAGGAGGATTACGAACAGGaggaggaggtgcaggaggaggaggacgaacaggaggaggaggagcaggaggagaaggaggaggaggaggagcaggaggaggaggaggattacgaacaggaggaggaggaggaggaggattacgaacaggaggaggaggtgcaggaggaggaggacgaacaggaggaggaggagcaggaggaggaggaggaggattacgaacaggaggaggaggtgcaggaggaggaggacgaacactaggaggaggagcaggaggaggagcagcagcagcagtaacggcactagtagtagtaggatATTGTTTTGATTACAACTTACTATGATAAATAGTAACCTTTTATAATCGTAACGTGGTCTTGAGAAGACTGTGACAGTCttagaaaacaaaaacagttcaaATGGCCTCCTCTCATCCTTGCATAAAGGCAGATAAACATCGGAGCAAGTGATTTAAGTGCAAGAGTATCAAAACAAACATCGCCGGTATTTGTAGAACAACACGACAAGATGAACGCCTAAATGTGACATTTTCCCCCTCCGCCGTCACTCAAACAATAACTTTCAGCGAACTATGTTTTTGTAGATGAATCCTATTCGCTGGTGGTGGAGCGGCTCTTTGCCTTATGTCTAGCTAGGCCGCTcaccacacaaacaaacatggttacacGCACAGATTCCGGACGGCTCTTATTGTCTACATAACATGGCCCTTTAAAGTTCAAATTTAACGCGAGTTTACAAAACAAACGGAACTAGTTAAATCTTGAAACCGGAGAAAAGTCAAACGTCCGACTGTAGAAGTTTGCGTCATTAACATTGACCTTTGACCCGGATCAAACGTCAGCCGTCACGTGGTTCCCATACCTGGAGTCGCCATGTTGTAACCACATGCGGCAGATATGTGTAATGGGAGGCTGTGTGGAGTCCACAAACTTTTGCCCCAGTGAAAAATTCGTAAATTCGATAAATGCTTCCTGAAACTGTTTGGAAAACTAGTTGTTGTCTTTAAACTGGCATAGTGCCATGTCACGGGTACCCAAGCAAAATATCGTTTGTAATAAAATTCAGATATACGTTGTGTAAGAAATACGCTTTCAAGCTTTTGTTCAACATAGGTACAGTCAACCGGAGTCTGGAGGTTATTGTGCGCCATGTTTATCCAATGCTTGGAATGGAAACGGAAAAGTGACAATTTCGCAAATATTGTTTTGCACTCTTGCTTTTCCAACTCAAACTGAAAAGTCTGTCTGTTTTCAGTATGAGATCATAGGTATCCAACCCGTaaataataacacaaaataTCAGTCCATAGCGTTAATGCTCTAAATGGGACCTCTTCTAAATTTAAATGggattatttgtttctaacAAAATTTACCTCACAGCATTAGTGCAGGGTGAGTAACTGTAACCCGCCTGACATGTGGAGGGGGTAACTATAGCCCGTCTCATTGCGGCGGGAATGGGTGGTTGTAACCCGCCTCACTGCAGAGGTGGGGACTAACTGTAACCCGTCCTTTTTAAAATTGGGGCGTCATGGTCTAACGTGAATCTGAGAATTAATTAGATTATGGttggttttcatcaagttaaatGATCCAAACTACTTCCTACTCGTAGTTAAATACGTTTTTGAATCATGACGAAACAGAGCTTGCACTACACAGCTTGCAACAGAATGAGTTATGACCACTAACACAACAAGCGATTTTGACAGAACCGTCTTCGAAAACAAGATGTATCTCGGAAAATcagcaaagcaggtgacaaggTTTCATGGCAGTTGATTGCGAAAGAATAGAGGTTTATTTTTCAAGACAATTGTCACGACTGCAGGTTTAAACAAGCCTATAAATCAGATAATCTACTAACGGAAATGTACATGGCTACTGCAGCAACCCACATTGGGGTACCTCGCATTACGTCACAGATGTGCGCCcctgtgattggttgaaattgaGTACGCTGGAGAGAATTATACACTGTTGTCAATAAAGTCGATTTTAGGTAATTACATGTCGACTAACTGTAACCCGCCTTACAGCAGAGGGACTAACAGTAACTAACTGTAACACGTTTAATTAGAACAGGTCTGACTGTAGCCAACCTTACTACTGGGGCCTAACTGTAACTAGCCATCCAACAGAGGGACTAGTTGTAACCCGCCGTATTGCAGCGGACTAGCTGTAACTGGCCTTACTGCAGGGGAACTAACTGTAACACGCCTTACTGTGGAGGACTAACTGTAACCAGCTCTACTGCCGGGGTACTAACTGTAACACGCCTTACTGTGGAGGACTAACTGTAACCAGCTCTACTGCCGGGGTACTAACTGTAACCCACCTTACAGCAGGGTAACTAACTGCAATTACGGGGGACTAACTGTAATCCGCTTTGCTGCAGAGTTTACTCGCCTAACTAAAGGGGACTAACTGTAACTCGCATTATAGCAGGGGGACTAAGTGTTACCCGCCTCACTACTGGATGACTAACTGTAACCAGCATTGCTACGGCGGGACTAACTGTAACGCACCTTACAGCATTAAGACGAACTGGAATCCGCCTCACTACTGGATGACTAACTATAACCATCTTTAAGGCATTGCTACGGCGGGACTAACTGTAACGCACCTTATAGCATTATAATTAAGACTATCTGGAATCCGCTTCACTCCTGGATGGCTAACTGTAACCATCTTTACAGCATTGCTACGGCGGGACTAACTGTAACGCACCTTATAGCATTATAATTAAGACTTTCTGGAATCCGCTTCACTCCTGGATGGCTAACTGTAACCCGTTTTACAGCAGCTAGGGGATCTCACGGCAGAACAGCAAGCCCTAAGTCTTAGCCTCCGAAGACGAAAACTGATAGGCAGTGCGTGTGGCTAGCGCGCCTTCCCTTGGGAGACGAGGACATTTTGAAAGAGTGATTTCTATGACAagttttgtttaacgccattACTTGAAAACCCGGTAGAAGCACGTACGGTGCTCGTGTGAAATGGATCTCATATGCGCATGCGTCAGTTAAGTGGAAGTTTCAGTGTGTCTTCGGCCGAAATGACAATTGTTTAACCTTGGTTGTGATGTTCCTAGAGGAGTAACGCTGTGGAGTACTGCTGCCCACCCACACAGAGGCCGCGTGCACTACGGTAGGTGTTCCATCATCACGGTAACAATCACCACAACACTCTCTGGATTTGGACAACTTATAACGAAATCTTACCTGGAAATCTTGCCTAACTCCACATTCGCACTTCATATGCACAGAAAGTTAATGAAATAGAATATGATCATGTGCCGACAAATACTTATTATTTTAATGTATCCATATAAGATAGAACAGAACCTTTATTTAACTCGAGGTGTGTCACCTATAACCATTTGTAAGAACCGATGACAGCTTACGTCGTATTGTCGAACTAATTAACGTACTTATCACCCACATCCCTACTTATTTCCTATCTACATATTGTTTACCTCCTTATTACATACTTACAGTTTACCTACCAACGTATTGTATACCTACTTAGCTCTTACCTACATATTACCCACGGACATGTTTCCTACCTATTCGTTATTACCTATCTAACTATTACCTAACAAATTATTGCCCACCCACTTATTGTCTACCTACCTACTGTCTGCCTGCATTTGATCTATCTACCTAGCTAATACCCTACCAACATACTGTCTGCCAGGCTGTGACCTATCTACCCAGCTAATACCCTACCAACATACTGTCTGCCAGGCTATGACCTATCTACCTAGCTAATACCCTACCAACATACTGTCTGCCAGGCTATGACCTATCTACCCAGCTAATACCCTACCAACATACTGTCTGCCAGGCTATGACCTATCTACCTAGCTAATACCCTACCAACATACTGTCTGCCAGGTTATGACCTATCTACCTAGCTAATACCCTACCAACATACTGTCTGCCAGGCTATGACCTATCTACCTAGCTAATACCCTACCAACATACTGTCTGCCAGGCTATAACCTATCTACCTAGCTAATACCCTACCAACATACTGTCTGCCAGGCTATGACCTATCTACCTAGCTAATACCCTACCAACATACTGTCTGCCAGGCTATGACCTATCTACCTAGCTAATACCCTACCAACATACTGTCTGCCAGGCTATGACCTATCTACCTAGCTAATACCCTACCAACATACTGTTTGCCATGCTATGACCTAGATGCTGTTTATCATGGTTAACCTGGAGACCCAACTTTAAGTTTAGAGATATCTCCCTAAAACAATTGAGGGAAGGTCGGCGGCTGGTGATTCTACTgcccgggggggggggggggggggggggtgtaaaCAGTTTGGATGTCTAGCATGTGTGAGGGAGGCTGATCTACACATGTGGGTGTGCGTGCCACAGGCAGACATAATGCACAGGCGATTGCCTTTATGCGATTAATTGGAAACCCAAATGGAAGGGCAAGTTTGTTTGCCTGTTGTCTTTAACACATGTCAAAGTTTGTCCCGCCTTGGATCTTGCTGTAGTTCCATCATGGTGTTGAGGGAATAGGGACCGTTCGCCTTCCTTCATTACAAACTTGTCAAATATTCTGTGTACATAACATTCTCAGTGTAAGTCCCAGTAGCAGTGAAGTAATGCGTCCAGAAATATGTTAAGTGAGTTTTAGATTAAACAGAACATACATAGCggaaaagaagaaaatgttgaaaaagtaCGAAGTCTTGAACCTTGAAGTAGAAGGACATCTGTTTGGTGTCGTTGCACATCTCGGTGGAAAGGTTCAATAAATCTGAATTTAGTCACACATTAAAGCATTTCGTGAAATGATAGGTATATTGTGGTTCCTGTCACACATTGAATCATTTCGTGGTATGATAGGTATATTGTGGTTCTCGTTTAATTAAATCATTTCGTGGTATGATAGGTATATTGTGGTTCTTGTCACACATTACTACACATGGTGGTATGATAGGTATGCTGTGGTTTCACACTCTACTACAGATGTAAGAAAATGTTGATGGCAATCAGCCTAAGCTGACTGTAATCTACCATCTATTGTGGTTCAACCTAAGCTGGCTGTAATGTACAGTCTACTGTGGTTCAACCTAAGCTGGCTGTAATGTACTATCTACTGTGGTTCAACCTAAGCTGGCTGTATTGTACTATCTGCTGTGGTTCTGGCGGTCAGGATCGTGTTTTGAACTATCCAACGTTAGATAAAGCGCCTCAAATGGACATCCGCCTTTGAGGCGCATATACACGTGTAAGTGTTTACTTCACGTTTTGGGCTATCTGATGCTGTGCGTCAGCGTGTATGGCAGAGTGTCACCTAGTTTATAGAAAGGAATCTTTCAGTCCTCCTGaaagactaaggcttagtctctgattaTATATAATGTGGACatgactaaggcttagtctctgattaTATGTAATGTGGACAATaataaggcttagtctctgattaTATGTACAATTTCGGTAACAGCAAGTAAAAccctttaaattgaaaaggagccccagtgagtgAGAAGAATCTGTGGGAATCTAGACTGTTCACTGAAGACTTCAGTATTTCAGGGAGGGCTTGGCACAATGATGTGGTTCCTGGTCTGTGTTGCAGACTAGATGTGAACCTGTTCTACAGTGTGATGGCATATACAACTACAGATGTTGAAAACAAATGTACACATCTCTACCTGTATTGGTATTATTCTTGGTTTACAGTCGGAACACGTGCAGAGAACCGACAAGAcgaatgtaacatgttatatttagattaccctttctcagtaaagtacatattctagcATTTCTACTGGTTCAGTTCTcccaaaatataacacatgttacatttgagcactttctaaatgacattgtgcatCCATCGAATGGCAGATGAATTTcccgaccccgatggttttacattgtctactaaaaccgaggagaagtgttttctgtaacatatataccgtcaatgatggataaTAACTATGcaaatgatcatttaatgaaactacacaacaataactgaagggaacgtaaaatcaatttaatgacagtaactctaagtagataatttaaccccatcGCCACCGTCGGCCCGCTAGGTGTGCGACACAGTGTCTGCCAATGAATCTGAGAGTAGCAGTTCCAATCTCTCCAGGGAAAACAGTGGTACTTTGAGCTTATTCTAGAACGATATTTTTTCAAGCATCCATGTATCATTTCAGTGCTGACGTTCATTTAAATTTAGGAAAAGTAAACATGGGAAGAGTTCTTAcaaacgaaaagtaaaacctggcaAGGTGTCTtcctaacgaaaagtaaaacctgtccatccaaaacaaaaatctcaaatgtggttattctgggaaaacaagagatgagaagcacacttcaggtttacAGGCAGCAAGGGCTGTAGGTTGTTAGTGACATGGTCTGGCTTGAACGGCTGATCTGCACTCTTCAAAAGAGAAACGCACAGGCTTTTTCGGCAATCCATTCAATATGTTTTGACAGCAATCGCCATTATGACAATTCTTATGTTTGAATCCATTTAATGACGTCGTGACTGTTGTATGTTAAGTGCAAAAGCATCCCAAACTGTGTTAGGACCTGACACGTCTACACCGAAAACGACGGGCGTAGGCGTAGTTCATGAAAAGAAACCAGCACCTGTCACTCTGGTTGAGTTTGTTATCCGAGCACCAGGGAGTTATTCAACACCGATGTTCAAGAAGCACGCTGATGGTCGCGATTACAGCTCGGGGGGCGACAGACGCGTAGATCTGGGCAGATGGGAAGAACATGGTGAACTATACAGACAGCACCACCATGGAGGCGGACTGGCTATGTTGCGGCGGGTACAGACCATGGTTGAAGTGGTCCAACAGCAGATTAAGATGTGTGTTTGGTCTGATGGTCTAACACTAGACCAAGCTGTGTGTCTGCTACAGACCGGTGTTCACGCAGTATGATGTGGTGGTCTAACGGTAGATCGTGTCTAACAGTACATCAGGGTGAACGTATGGTCTGGTGGTCTAGCAGTACATCAAGGTGTATGTATGATCTAGTGGTCAACAGAACATCaaggtacatatatatatatatatatatatatatatatgtgtgtgtgtgtgtgtgtgtgtgtgtgtgtgtgtgtgaccatATATACATGTGACCATGCATATATGTAACCTTACGTAAATGTGACCATGCTTACATGTGACCATACAAACATGTGACCATACATGTGACCATACATATATGTGAACATACACATATGTGACCATACATGTGACCATACATTTATGTAACCTTATGTACATGTGACCATAGATACATGTGGCCATACATATATGTGACCATACGTATATATGACCATACATATATGTGACCATACGTATATATGACCATACAGACATGTGACCATACGTATATATGACCATACAGATATGTGACCATACGTATATATGACCATACAGATATGTGACCATACGTATATATGACCATACAGATATGTGACCATACGTATATATGACCATACAGATATGTGACCATACGTATATATGACCATACAGATATGTGACCATACGTATATATGACCATACAGATATGTGACcatactgttacggttaagaatttaccgtgacaacaatttaagaaatcccctgtgacccaacaaaacagaacaatgaTAAGTCGTTTatgttcaaattctgtattatgcAATGAGAACAAGGTATATAAAGTCAATACAGCagaacacggatataacgaactccaagggaccaagggatttagttcgctatatccgttgttcgttattcacgtttgaccgccatattggcttatagagatgaagagacacgtata is a window from the Haliotis asinina isolate JCU_RB_2024 chromosome 9, JCU_Hal_asi_v2, whole genome shotgun sequence genome containing:
- the LOC137297395 gene encoding golgin subfamily A member 6-like protein 22; protein product: MVMVVVGRGGGGGAGGGGGAGGGAGGEAGEGAGGGGGGRTGGGGAGGGAEEEEQEEEQEEDEQEEEEDEQEESRGGGAGGEGGGGGAGGGGGLRTGGGAGGGAGEGAGGEEEEDEQEEEEQEEKEEDYEQEEEVQEEEEEDYEQEEEEEEEKEEDYEQEEEVQEEEEEDYEQEEEVRRRRRRRSRRRRCRRRRGGLRTGGGGAGGGGRTGGGGAGGREEEDYEQEEEEQEEKEEDYEQEEEVQEEEEEDYDRRRRCRSRRRRRRRRSRRRRRITNRRRRSREEEDEQEEEEQEEEEEDYEQEEEVQEEEDEQEEEEQEEEGRITNRRRRCREQEEKEEEEEQEEDYEQEEEEQEE